The Dehalococcoidales bacterium genomic interval TATCGCCTGATGCATGTGAATGGTGGAGTTAGGCAAAGCATAACGTTTGCCTTTTTTACCGGAGCAGAGAAGAACGGTCGCCATGCTGGCTGCCATGCCCATGCATACCGTAGAAACGTCAGGACGAATCAACTGCATCGTATCATAAATGGCAAGTCCAGACGAAATAACACCACCTGGTGAATTTATGTAAAGCTGTATATCTTTTTCCGGATCTTCCCTATCCAGGTAAAGCAACTGGGCAATAATTACATTTGCAACCTGATCATTAATCGGAGAGCCAAGAATTACAATTCTTTCTTTGAGCAAAAGGGAATAGATATCAAAAGCCCTTTCACCTCTGGCTCCGCTCTCTATAACCATCGGAATAACATTCTCTGGTCTATACATTATCTTCCTCCTGATTCGTTTCTTCCTTTTCTTCCTGTTTTACTGAGGTTTTTTTAGTAGGTTTCTCGGCATATTCCTTCAATTTTTGTAATGCCTTTACCGTAAGTAAATCAGCTCTGATGTTATTTGCAATTTCCGGATTTTTTAAAGCTTGCATTCGTTCTTCTTTTTGTTCGCCATATCCGCTTGCAATGCGTTCGATTTCCGCATCGAGCTCTTCATCTGTAACAGTAATGCCTTCCTCTTCCACAAACTTGGTCAGTACAAGTGAACGCCTGAGTCTTTCCTCAGCTGGCTTCTTATACTGAGCCTGAAGGCTTTCATAGCTGTTTTGCTTCAGCCGTTCTTCGAATTCTTCTTTTGATCGGCTGTAATTACGCCATTGGCGCAACTGGCTTTCTATCATTTTATCAGCTTCTGAGTTAACCAGGATTGGCGGGTATTCCAATTTACTCTTTTCAACCAGTTCTTCTACCAGATTAAGTTCATAATCGGTGGTTGACTTCTGATTTTCGCGAT includes:
- a CDS encoding ATP-dependent Clp protease proteolytic subunit → MYRPENVIPMVIESGARGERAFDIYSLLLKERIVILGSPINDQVANVIIAQLLYLDREDPEKDIQLYINSPGGVISSGLAIYDTMQLIRPDVSTVCMGMAASMATVLLCSGKKGKRYALPNSTIHMHQAISSAQGQASDIEIAAREILRLQEIIRRILSENTGQSLEKIIHDTDRDYYLNPQQSLEYGLIDDIIGKVDKEEPAKKPGKK